From a region of the Sporosarcina ureilytica genome:
- a CDS encoding sulfurtransferase TusA family protein: MNVTKKLDAKGLACPMPVVRARNTMKEMAEGEVLEIYTTDKGSVADLAAWSKSGGHELLDQKEEDGVFTFWIKKG; the protein is encoded by the coding sequence ATGAACGTTACAAAAAAATTAGATGCAAAAGGGTTGGCTTGTCCAATGCCAGTCGTAAGAGCAAGAAATACGATGAAAGAAATGGCAGAAGGTGAAGTGTTAGAAATCTATACAACGGATAAGGGCTCAGTGGCGGATTTAGCTGCATGGTCGAAATCTGGCGGACATGAACTACTAGATCAAAAGGAAGAGGACGGCGTATTCACATTTTGGATAAAGAAGGGATAA
- a CDS encoding homoserine dehydrogenase, whose amino-acid sequence MPTIKAAILGFGTVGEGIYRILNEKKREIEQQTGFTIEIATILVRDTDKKRISTPGVQVTDDIRKVFGQPQLDIIFEAIVGEEPAYTYLSEAIAKGYDVITANKTMFAAHGPALIKQAVEKGVHIGFEATTAGGVPIIQTVKNLLTGDRVHRIQGILNGTSNFILTKMRKEGLSFKAALQEAQNLGYAEADPTDDISGKDAFRKLMILSQLAFGKQPEWKTIDIQGIDKIKLEDVLEANGLRYRHIADIKIDENGNLSGTVEPVLIGPDHPFYGIDGVDNAIIVETEYLGALTLVGPGAGMYPTGSAMVNDFIQIAGARKKELITS is encoded by the coding sequence ATGCCGACAATCAAAGCCGCAATACTTGGCTTCGGTACGGTAGGTGAAGGCATTTACCGAATTCTTAATGAAAAAAAGAGAGAAATTGAACAACAGACAGGTTTTACAATTGAAATTGCTACGATTTTGGTGCGAGATACAGATAAAAAAAGAATTTCAACGCCTGGTGTTCAAGTAACAGATGATATTCGGAAGGTCTTTGGTCAGCCACAACTTGATATAATTTTTGAAGCGATTGTTGGAGAAGAACCGGCATATACGTATTTATCTGAAGCAATTGCCAAAGGGTATGACGTCATTACAGCAAACAAAACAATGTTCGCAGCTCATGGTCCTGCATTAATTAAGCAAGCAGTAGAAAAAGGGGTGCACATCGGCTTTGAAGCCACAACTGCTGGAGGCGTTCCAATCATACAAACGGTAAAAAATTTGTTGACAGGTGACCGTGTGCATCGAATACAAGGAATTTTAAACGGGACATCGAACTTTATCTTAACGAAAATGAGAAAAGAAGGCCTGTCGTTTAAGGCTGCGCTCCAAGAAGCGCAAAATCTTGGCTATGCGGAAGCAGACCCTACGGATGATATTAGCGGGAAAGATGCTTTTCGTAAATTAATGATTTTAAGTCAACTTGCTTTTGGCAAACAACCTGAATGGAAGACAATCGACATTCAAGGCATTGATAAAATAAAGCTAGAAGATGTATTAGAGGCTAACGGATTGCGTTATCGTCATATTGCAGATATTAAGATTGATGAAAATGGAAACCTTTCAGGCACTGTAGAACCTGTATTAATCGGACCTGATCATCCTTTTTACGGAATTGATGGGGTGGACAATGCGATTATTGTCGAAACTGAATATTTAGGTGCATTGACGCTCGTTGGTCCAGGCGCTGGCATGTATCCAACAGGCAGTGCTATGGTCAATGACTTTATCCAGATTGCTGGCGCACGCAAAAAAGAACTGATTACTAGTTAA
- the metX gene encoding homoserine O-acetyltransferase MetX has product METLVETGTVNIGRLTLESGIVLDQVHLAYEWAQKDNAPIVLACHALTGNHRTIGDEVRPGWWDGLIGKGKSIDTDTYSVISFNVLGGCNGSTGPLTLHPQTKEPYRTNFPDITIRDMVHAERKALSVLGIDRLHTVIGGSLGGMRVLEWGVMYPDDMDLLIPIAVTPSLSAYGIAFNCIGLHAIESDEEYAGGYYKDAAKVKGFETARMAGMVTYRSDHLFNERFARNASEQGGYEVESYLHHVGKKITGHFDPNSYCTLLRALNTHDIGRGRGGIAASAKLIQAKTVMIGFTHDLIYPAETIRSFSHLLPDASFCLINSEFGHDGFLTEFNKWGIFIRQSMEVATCRQSKPQYLASVR; this is encoded by the coding sequence ATGGAGACTTTGGTAGAGACAGGAACTGTAAACATCGGGAGATTAACGTTAGAGTCTGGGATTGTTCTCGACCAAGTCCATCTTGCTTATGAATGGGCTCAGAAAGATAATGCCCCAATTGTACTAGCTTGTCATGCATTAACAGGAAACCATCGCACCATCGGCGATGAAGTGCGCCCTGGTTGGTGGGATGGGTTAATTGGTAAAGGAAAAAGCATTGATACAGATACGTATTCAGTCATTTCATTCAATGTTCTCGGTGGATGTAATGGGTCAACGGGGCCTTTAACGCTTCATCCACAAACAAAAGAACCTTACCGAACGAATTTCCCAGATATTACAATAAGGGATATGGTCCATGCAGAAAGAAAAGCACTTTCCGTTCTAGGAATTGATCGGTTACACACCGTAATAGGCGGATCTTTAGGCGGCATGCGCGTACTCGAGTGGGGCGTTATGTATCCTGATGATATGGATTTACTCATTCCAATTGCTGTCACACCGTCCTTAAGTGCATATGGCATTGCCTTTAATTGCATCGGATTACATGCCATTGAAAGTGATGAGGAATATGCGGGCGGTTATTATAAAGATGCAGCGAAAGTAAAAGGATTTGAAACAGCTCGAATGGCAGGCATGGTCACATACCGTTCGGATCATTTATTTAATGAGCGATTTGCACGCAATGCATCGGAGCAAGGCGGCTATGAAGTAGAATCTTATTTGCATCATGTAGGCAAAAAGATTACAGGACATTTCGACCCGAATAGTTACTGTACGTTATTACGTGCATTAAATACGCATGATATTGGAAGAGGGCGCGGCGGTATCGCTGCAAGTGCCAAATTGATCCAAGCGAAAACGGTGATGATTGGTTTTACACATGATTTAATATACCCGGCAGAAACGATTCGTTCATTTTCCCATCTACTGCCAGATGCTTCGTTTTGTCTCATTAATTCGGAGTTTGGCCATGATGGATTTTTGACGGAATTTAACAAGTGGGGAATTTTTATTAGGCAATCTATGGAGGTGGCAACATGCCGACAATCAAAGCCGCAATACTTGGCTTCGGTACGGTAG
- a CDS encoding sulfite exporter TauE/SafE family protein, translating into MDITLIIVVFLIGFIGSFISGMVGIGGSIIKYPMLLYIPPLLGFAAFTSHEVAGISAIQVFFATIAGVWAYRKSGYINMRLILYMGGSILIGSFIGGYGSNLLSEGAINFVYGVLATIAAIMMFIPKKDVDQHPDGEITFNKWLASSLAFIVGIGAGIVGAAGAFILVPIMLVVLKIPMRMTIATSLGITFISSIGSTIGKVATGQVLYVPAAIMIVASIIASPLGAKLGQKMNTKILQWILAVLILSTAIKIWIDF; encoded by the coding sequence ATGGACATTACGTTAATTATCGTTGTCTTTCTTATCGGCTTTATTGGATCCTTTATTTCAGGAATGGTCGGGATAGGCGGTTCGATTATTAAATATCCGATGCTGCTTTATATCCCACCGCTTCTTGGTTTTGCCGCATTTACTTCCCATGAAGTTGCGGGAATTAGTGCAATTCAAGTATTCTTTGCCACGATTGCTGGTGTTTGGGCATACCGTAAAAGTGGTTACATTAATATGCGCCTTATTCTCTATATGGGTGGCAGTATTTTAATTGGTAGTTTTATCGGAGGATACGGTTCAAACCTTCTTTCTGAAGGAGCCATTAATTTCGTATATGGCGTGTTGGCGACAATTGCTGCGATTATGATGTTTATTCCTAAGAAGGACGTTGATCAGCATCCGGACGGCGAAATAACATTCAACAAATGGTTAGCTTCTTCATTAGCCTTTATTGTTGGGATTGGTGCAGGAATTGTTGGGGCAGCGGGCGCATTTATTCTTGTTCCAATTATGTTGGTCGTTTTAAAGATTCCAATGCGTATGACGATTGCTACTTCACTTGGTATCACATTTATTTCGTCGATTGGCTCAACGATTGGAAAAGTTGCAACAGGCCAAGTCTTATATGTACCGGCAGCAATTATGATCGTTGCGAGTATCATTGCTTCTCCGTTAGGCGCGAAACTTGGTCAAAAGATGAATACGAAAATTTTACAATGGATTCTTGCGGTATTAATTTTATCTACTGCTATTAAAATTTGGATAGATTTTTAA
- a CDS encoding O-acetylhomoserine aminocarboxypropyltransferase/cysteine synthase family protein produces MTNYQPETLLLHGGQEPDPTTGSRALPIHRTTSFVFKDTEHAQNLFALKDAGNIYTRITNPTVGAFEERIALLEKGTAAVGLSSGMAAIAFSILNIAGAGDEILAAENLYGGTYNLFAVTLPRYGIDVKFVDATDPENFRAAITEKTKAIFAESIANPSLHVLDIEAVANVAHENDIPLLIDSTFSTPYGSNPIEFGADVVIHSATKWIGGHGTSIGGVVVDGGKFDWTKGKFPGFTEPDETYHGLRYGIDVPNAAFATKLRVQLLRDFGPCLSPDNAFNFLQGLETLHLRYPKHCENALEIAKYLQSHPSVEWVTYNGLEDHPSYETSKKYLRNGNGSIVNFGIKGGREAGRKVIDNVKIWSHVANVGDAKSLIIHPASTTHQQLGPEDLEKSGVSEELIRLSVGLESTEDIIADLAQAIEKAVPVGAK; encoded by the coding sequence ATGACAAACTATCAACCTGAAACACTACTATTACACGGTGGTCAAGAACCGGATCCAACTACAGGATCACGCGCATTGCCAATACATCGTACGACTTCTTTCGTTTTCAAAGATACAGAGCATGCACAAAATTTATTTGCTTTAAAAGATGCGGGTAATATTTATACACGTATTACAAACCCTACAGTAGGTGCATTTGAAGAGCGAATTGCACTTCTTGAAAAAGGAACTGCTGCAGTTGGATTATCTTCTGGAATGGCGGCCATTGCATTTTCAATTTTAAACATTGCGGGTGCGGGAGATGAAATTCTTGCTGCAGAAAACTTATATGGTGGTACGTATAATCTATTTGCGGTGACATTGCCACGCTATGGCATCGATGTGAAATTTGTAGATGCAACAGATCCGGAAAACTTCCGCGCGGCAATTACGGAGAAAACAAAAGCTATTTTTGCAGAGTCGATTGCTAACCCGAGTTTGCATGTTCTAGATATTGAAGCAGTTGCGAATGTTGCGCATGAAAACGATATTCCACTACTCATCGATAGTACGTTTTCAACGCCGTATGGTAGTAATCCAATCGAGTTTGGCGCTGATGTTGTCATTCATTCAGCAACAAAATGGATTGGCGGCCATGGTACGTCAATTGGCGGTGTTGTCGTAGATGGCGGTAAGTTTGACTGGACAAAAGGGAAGTTCCCTGGATTTACGGAGCCAGACGAGACATATCATGGACTTCGTTACGGTATTGATGTACCTAATGCAGCATTTGCAACAAAGTTACGTGTTCAACTATTACGTGATTTCGGACCTTGCTTAAGCCCGGACAATGCATTTAATTTCTTACAAGGTTTAGAAACATTGCATTTACGCTATCCAAAACATTGTGAGAATGCACTTGAAATTGCAAAGTACCTACAAAGTCATCCATCTGTTGAATGGGTTACTTACAACGGATTGGAAGATCATCCATCCTATGAAACAAGCAAAAAGTACTTAAGAAACGGAAATGGATCAATTGTAAACTTTGGAATTAAAGGCGGACGTGAGGCGGGGCGTAAAGTAATTGACAATGTAAAAATCTGGTCGCACGTAGCGAACGTAGGGGATGCGAAGTCACTCATTATCCATCCGGCATCAACGACTCATCAACAACTGGGTCCGGAGGATTTGGAAAAGTCAGGAGTATCGGAAGAGTTAATTCGTCTATCTGTTGGCTTAGAGTCGACAGAAGATATTATTGCTGACCTTGCACAAGCAATTGAAAAAGCAGTACCAGTGGGTGCTAAGTAA